The sequence below is a genomic window from Microbulbifer hydrolyticus.
ACGAACCTTCGTTCGACGGTGAAAAAGTCACCCTGATTGAAGAAACACAGGCCGCGTGGCATGCCTTTGCCGAGGCCGGTTTCCTCGCCGCCCCCTACGATTTCGATGAAGGGGGGCTGCAACTGCCAGAGGTGATCCTGCGTTGCGCCATGGCCTATATCAATGCCGCCAACGTGGGCTCCGCGGCCTATCCGTTCCTGACCCTCGGTGCCGCCAACCTGGTGCGCAGTTTCGCCAGTGAGACCCTGCGCGAGACCTACCTGCCCCCGATGATGGACGGCCGCTATGCCGGGACCATGGCGCTGACGGAGCCGGACCAGGGCTCCGCCCTCGCCGACATCCGCACCACCGCCACCCCCGCGGCGGATGGAAGCTACCGGCTGCGCGGCCAGAAAATGTTTATCTCCGGTGGCGATCAGTCGATCACGGAAAACATCGTGCATATGGTGCTGGCGCGTATCAAGGACGCCCCTCCCGGGGTAAAGGGGATTTCCCTGTTCCTGGTTCCCAAATTTCTACCCGCACGTGATGGCCAGCCCGCCACCCGCAATGACGTAAAGCTCGCCGGCCTGCTGCACAAAATGGGCTACCGCAACACCACATCCACGGTACTGAACTTTGGCGAAGACGGGGGTGAAGATGGTGGTGCGATTGGCTACCTTGTAGGAGAGCCACACCAGGGGCTGTTCTACATGTTCCAGATGATGAATGAAGCCAGGATCGGGGTTGGCAGCGGAGCCGCAGTGCTCGGGTACCGGGGCTACCAGCACGCCCTGCAGTACGCCAAAGAGCGCCCACAGGGCCGCCTGCCCTCCAACCGGGACCCACACTCCAAACAGTTGCCGATCATCCAGCACGCTGATGTCCGGCGAATGCTGCTGATGCAGAAAAGCTATGTGGAAGGCGGCCTGGCGCTATGCCTGTATGCGTCCTCCCTGGTCGAGGACGCCCACAGCGGAAACTCGGAACTCGAGCGACAGAACGCCTCAGAGCTGCTCGACCTGCTCACCCCCGTCGTAAAATCCTGGCCCTCAAAATACTGTCTCAAGGCCAACGACCTGGCGATCCAGGTGCTTGGCGGCTCCGGCTATATCCGCGAGTATCCACTGGAGCAGCTGTATCGGGACAACCGCCTGAATCCGATCCACGAGGGCACCGAAGGTATTCAGGCAATGGACTTGCTCGGGCGCAAGGTGCCTGCCAAGGGCATGGCCGGTTACCAGATTCTGGCGAAGGAAATACATAAAACACTTTCTGCCTGCACCGGGAACGACACGCTGCAACCGCTGGTGGAGGGGCTCAGAGATGCCCTGAACCAGTTGAACGGCGTATCGGAAAACCTGTTGCTGCAGATGTCGGCGGATGCGGATCGGGGACTGGCTAATGCGAGCCTTTACCTGGATGTATTCGGTCGGGTGGTGGTGAGCTGGATCTGGTTGCGCCAGGCAGCCATCGCACAGGAAAAGTTGACTGGCGACGCAAACCTGCCTCGGGAAGATATGGATTTCTACCGCGGAAAATTACAGGCCGCGCGTTTTTATATCGAGTGGGAATTGCCGGAAATCACCCCACAAATCGCGCTACTGGAATCCGGCAACAGTGTGACGTTCGATATGCAGGGTGACTGGTTTTAACAAAATCCTCGACACTATTTATTGTGCAGAGCTTATTGCGCAGAGCGCGCCTGCTCTCTTTGCAGGTGCGCCAACGCCTCGCGCATGGTGGCTACCCAGTAGCGGTCCGGGTGCGCTGCGAGGTGTGCAAGTAGCTGCCGGTGGGCATCGGAAGAGACGGTGATGTAGTCACCACCAACGCCGTGGAACAGAAATCCAACCAGGCTGTTGTTCACCCGTGCAGCTTCCGCCACCGCAATCAGTTCTTTCCCACTTTTTTCCGCACCGTCAAACGATGCCACCCGGTAAAAGTCACTGTCGCTTACCTGATGCTGGCCATCGGCGGTAA
It includes:
- a CDS encoding acyl-CoA dehydrogenase, with translation MTEQLLKDRDIEFLLYEFLDTEALLQRPRYSEHSREVFNATLATARTIADKYFADHYTKGDANEPSFDGEKVTLIEETQAAWHAFAEAGFLAAPYDFDEGGLQLPEVILRCAMAYINAANVGSAAYPFLTLGAANLVRSFASETLRETYLPPMMDGRYAGTMALTEPDQGSALADIRTTATPAADGSYRLRGQKMFISGGDQSITENIVHMVLARIKDAPPGVKGISLFLVPKFLPARDGQPATRNDVKLAGLLHKMGYRNTTSTVLNFGEDGGEDGGAIGYLVGEPHQGLFYMFQMMNEARIGVGSGAAVLGYRGYQHALQYAKERPQGRLPSNRDPHSKQLPIIQHADVRRMLLMQKSYVEGGLALCLYASSLVEDAHSGNSELERQNASELLDLLTPVVKSWPSKYCLKANDLAIQVLGGSGYIREYPLEQLYRDNRLNPIHEGTEGIQAMDLLGRKVPAKGMAGYQILAKEIHKTLSACTGNDTLQPLVEGLRDALNQLNGVSENLLLQMSADADRGLANASLYLDVFGRVVVSWIWLRQAAIAQEKLTGDANLPREDMDFYRGKLQAARFYIEWELPEITPQIALLESGNSVTFDMQGDWF